In bacterium YEK0313, one genomic interval encodes:
- the dinB_2 gene encoding DNA polymerase IV, producing MALLAFCRDCFTAFAPTAVRCTACGSPRIVRHDELDTLAIAHVDCDAFYAAIEKRDDPSLADRPLIVGGGKRGVVSTCCYLARINGVRSAMPMFKALELCPDAVVLPPNMEKYARVGREVRDAMRALTPLVEPLSIDEAFLDLSGTDRLHGAPPALVLARFAKAVERGIGITVSIGLSHNKFLAKTASDLDKPRGFAVIGRAETLDFLGPRPVSTIWGVGKAMTQTLERDGLRRIADLRRFDEAELMRRYGVVGQRLSRLARGIDSRKVSPDDETKSISAETTFDTDIRDGRTLEKRLFPLCEKVSSRMKAQGFAGSTVTLKLKSSDFKLRSRSRTLSSPTVLAARLFEAGRDMLAKEADGTAYRLIGIGLSDLTGLDKADPADLVDTSIARNVKVEGAVDALRAKFGRAAVVKGITLDE from the coding sequence ATGGCCCTTCTCGCCTTCTGCCGGGACTGTTTCACGGCCTTCGCGCCGACAGCGGTGCGCTGTACGGCCTGCGGCTCGCCGCGCATCGTCAGGCACGACGAACTCGATACGCTGGCCATCGCCCATGTCGACTGCGACGCCTTCTATGCAGCGATCGAGAAGCGCGACGATCCATCGCTTGCCGACCGGCCGCTGATCGTCGGCGGCGGCAAGCGGGGGGTCGTCTCGACCTGCTGCTATCTTGCCCGCATCAATGGCGTGCGCTCCGCCATGCCCATGTTCAAGGCGCTGGAACTGTGCCCCGACGCCGTCGTGCTGCCGCCCAACATGGAGAAATATGCCCGCGTCGGACGCGAGGTGCGCGATGCGATGCGGGCGCTGACGCCGCTGGTCGAGCCCCTGTCGATCGACGAGGCCTTTCTCGATCTCAGTGGCACCGACCGGCTGCACGGCGCGCCGCCCGCCCTGGTGCTGGCCCGTTTTGCCAAGGCCGTGGAGCGCGGCATCGGCATCACCGTGTCGATCGGCCTGTCGCACAACAAGTTCCTGGCCAAGACCGCCTCCGACCTCGACAAGCCGAGGGGCTTCGCCGTGATCGGCCGGGCCGAGACGCTCGACTTTCTCGGACCCCGGCCGGTCTCCACCATCTGGGGCGTCGGCAAGGCCATGACGCAGACGCTCGAACGTGACGGGCTGCGGCGCATTGCCGATCTCCGCCGTTTCGACGAGGCCGAGCTGATGCGCCGCTACGGGGTGGTCGGCCAGCGGCTGTCGCGCCTCGCCCGCGGCATCGACAGCCGCAAGGTTTCACCCGACGACGAAACCAAGTCGATTTCGGCCGAGACCACCTTCGACACCGACATCCGGGACGGCCGCACCCTGGAGAAGCGCCTGTTTCCACTGTGCGAGAAAGTGTCGAGCCGCATGAAGGCGCAAGGCTTCGCCGGCTCGACGGTGACGCTCAAGCTCAAGAGCTCCGATTTCAAGCTGCGCAGCCGCTCGCGCACCCTGTCCTCGCCCACCGTGCTCGCCGCACGCCTGTTCGAGGCGGGGCGCGATATGCTGGCGAAGGAAGCCGACGGCACCGCCTATCGCCTGATCGGCATCGGCCTTTCGGATCTCACCGGTCTCGACAAGGCGGATCCGGCCGATCTCGTCGACACCTCGATCGCCAGGAACGTCAAGGTCGAGGGGGCGGTCGATGCGCTGCGCGCAAAATTCGGCAGGGCGGCGGTCGTCAAGGGCATCACCCTCGACGAGTAG
- the divK gene encoding Polar-differentiation response regulator DivK, producing MSKTVMIVEDNELNMKLFHDLLEANGYRTIQTRNGTEALALARSHRPDLILMDIQLPEVSGLDVTRWIKEDETIRHIPVIAVTAFAMKGDEERIRAGGCEAYLSKPISVAKFIETVRHFLGAA from the coding sequence ATGTCGAAGACCGTCATGATCGTGGAAGACAACGAGCTGAACATGAAGCTCTTCCACGATCTCCTGGAAGCCAACGGCTACCGGACCATTCAGACCCGCAACGGCACTGAGGCGCTGGCGCTCGCCCGCAGTCACCGGCCGGACCTGATCCTGATGGACATTCAGCTGCCGGAAGTCTCCGGCCTCGATGTCACGCGCTGGATCAAGGAAGACGAGACGATCAGGCATATCCCGGTCATCGCGGTCACCGCCTTCGCCATGAAGGGCGACGAGGAGCGGATCAGGGCCGGCGGCTGCGAGGCCTACCTGTCCAAGCCGATCTCGGTCGCCAAGTTCATCGAGACCGTGCGCCACTTCCTGGGCGCAGCCTGA
- the pleD_2 gene encoding Response regulator PleD — translation MTARVLVVDDILANVKLLEARLSAEYFDVITAMSGPEALAICERAQCDIVLLDVMMPDMDGFEVCRRLKSSTATQHIPVVMVTALDQPSDRVRGLEAGADDFLTKPVNDLALVTRVRSLARLKMVQDELRMRAMTSFEIGIGDPRLETVSDNGLHGHILVVDDRQSSVERIVHALHKQQRVDVETRAQEALFRAAEGDYDLAMVSLSLADFDPLRLCSQIRSLERTRGLPLLVMAEPEDDARLMRGLDIGINDYLMRPIDRNEMSARVRTQVRKKRYSDRLRDNVQQSIEMAITDALTGLHNRRYMERHLGTLVEQAILRGKPLSVLILDIDHFKAVNDTHGHDVGDEVLREFAARIRKNVRGIDLTCRLGGEEFVVIMPDTDASVASIVAERIRARVAGDPFPIQKGARAIDVTVSIGMAQCRPTDSGAEPLVKRADQALYQAKRSGRNRVVLDAA, via the coding sequence ATGACCGCGCGGGTCCTCGTCGTCGATGACATCCTGGCCAATGTGAAGCTGCTCGAAGCGCGCCTGTCGGCCGAATATTTCGACGTCATCACCGCCATGTCCGGTCCGGAAGCGCTGGCCATCTGCGAGCGCGCGCAATGCGACATCGTCCTGCTCGACGTGATGATGCCCGACATGGACGGCTTCGAGGTGTGCCGGCGCCTCAAGTCGAGCACCGCCACCCAGCATATTCCGGTCGTCATGGTCACCGCGCTCGACCAGCCCTCCGACCGCGTCAGGGGACTCGAGGCCGGCGCCGACGATTTCCTGACCAAGCCGGTCAACGATCTCGCGCTCGTCACGCGGGTGCGCTCGCTCGCCCGCCTGAAAATGGTGCAGGACGAGCTGCGCATGCGTGCCATGACCTCGTTCGAGATCGGCATCGGCGATCCGCGGCTGGAGACGGTCAGCGACAACGGGCTCCACGGCCACATCCTGGTGGTGGACGACCGCCAGTCGTCGGTCGAGCGTATCGTCCACGCGCTGCACAAGCAGCAGCGGGTCGATGTCGAGACCCGCGCGCAGGAAGCCCTGTTCCGCGCCGCCGAAGGCGACTACGACCTCGCCATGGTGTCGCTGAGCCTTGCCGATTTCGATCCGCTGCGGCTGTGCTCCCAGATCCGCTCGCTGGAGCGTACGCGCGGCCTGCCGCTGCTGGTCATGGCCGAGCCGGAGGACGACGCCCGGCTGATGCGCGGCCTCGACATCGGCATCAACGACTATCTGATGCGGCCGATCGACCGGAACGAAATGTCGGCGCGGGTGCGCACCCAGGTCCGCAAGAAGCGCTATTCCGACCGCCTGCGCGACAATGTCCAGCAGTCGATCGAGATGGCCATCACCGATGCGCTGACCGGCCTGCATAATCGCCGCTACATGGAGCGCCATCTCGGCACCCTGGTGGAGCAGGCGATCCTGCGCGGCAAGCCCCTGTCGGTGCTCATCCTCGACATCGATCATTTCAAGGCGGTCAACGACACGCATGGGCATGATGTCGGCGATGAGGTGCTGCGCGAGTTTGCCGCGCGCATCCGCAAGAACGTCCGGGGCATCGACCTGACCTGCCGCCTCGGCGGCGAGGAATTCGTCGTCATCATGCCGGATACCGACGCCAGCGTCGCCTCGATCGTTGCCGAGAGGATCCGCGCGCGGGTCGCCGGCGATCCGTTCCCGATCCAGAAGGGCGCCCGGGCGATCGATGTCACAGTGTCGATCGGCATGGCGCAGTGCCGGCCGACCGACAGCGGCGCCGAGCCGCTGGTCAAGCGCGCCGACCAGGCGCTCTACCAGGCCAAGCGCAGCGGCCGCAACCGCGTGGTGCTCGACGCCGCCTGA
- a CDS encoding Integrase core domain protein encodes MGQVLHGSATTTHAVRTELQRSQASAAELARRFGINEKTVRKWRSRQTVEDEPMGPKESHSSVLSAIEEAAIVALRVQARLPLDDVFVALKDVIPHLTRSSLHRCLQRHGISRLPKADREKPKRFKAYEIGYFHIDIAELRYEGGKACLFVAVDRTSKLVFARIYRKATKLVAAGFLKALVRAVPYKVHTVLTDNGVQFVQHDKRAEGGFLAHAFGRACAENSIAHRLTKPYHPWTNGQAERMVRTIKDATVRTFHYASINDLRRHVRDWLLAYNYAKQLKALRFRTPLEAIKQISTEKPELFSRRPGHDMLGLNS; translated from the coding sequence ATGGGCCAGGTTCTTCACGGGAGCGCCACGACCACGCACGCCGTTCGAACGGAGCTACAGCGATCGCAAGCTTCGGCCGCGGAGCTCGCGCGGCGCTTCGGGATCAACGAGAAGACCGTGAGGAAGTGGCGGTCCCGGCAGACGGTCGAAGATGAGCCGATGGGTCCGAAGGAAAGCCACAGTTCCGTTCTCTCTGCCATCGAGGAGGCCGCGATCGTCGCTCTGCGTGTGCAGGCCCGCCTGCCGCTGGACGACGTCTTCGTCGCGCTGAAGGACGTCATCCCGCATCTGACGCGCTCGTCGCTGCATCGCTGCCTTCAGCGTCACGGAATCTCTCGCCTGCCGAAGGCCGATCGCGAAAAACCGAAGCGGTTCAAGGCCTACGAGATCGGCTACTTCCACATCGACATCGCCGAGCTGCGCTATGAAGGCGGCAAGGCCTGTCTGTTCGTGGCCGTGGACCGGACCTCCAAATTGGTCTTCGCCAGGATCTACCGGAAGGCGACAAAGCTCGTAGCGGCGGGCTTCCTCAAGGCGCTGGTCAGGGCCGTTCCCTACAAGGTCCACACGGTGCTGACGGATAACGGCGTTCAGTTCGTCCAGCACGACAAGAGGGCCGAGGGCGGCTTCCTCGCTCACGCCTTCGGAAGAGCCTGCGCCGAGAACAGCATCGCGCACAGGCTCACCAAGCCCTATCATCCGTGGACCAACGGCCAGGCGGAACGAATGGTCCGAACCATCAAGGACGCCACCGTCCGCACCTTCCACTACGCCTCGATCAACGACCTGAGGCGCCACGTCCGGGACTGGCTGCTGGCCTACAATTACGCCAAGCAGCTCAAGGCGCTGCGGTTCAGGACCCCGCTTGAGGCCATCAAGCAAATCAGCACCGAAAAGCCAGAGCTGTTCAGCCGTCGGCCAGGCCATGACATGCTGGGACTAAACAGCTAG
- a CDS encoding Glutathione-dependent formaldehyde-activating enzyme produces the protein MDRFTGSCLCGNVRIVASGRPYRVGLCHCLDCRKHHGALFHASAIFPQDAVTIEGETRDYAGRCFCPTCGSSVFGRSADEIEVNVGVLDATDQLTPTYESWIIRREAWLPPFPLTRRYERDRDAAGRFED, from the coding sequence ATGGACCGGTTCACGGGCAGCTGCCTGTGCGGCAATGTCCGCATCGTGGCATCAGGACGTCCCTATCGGGTCGGTCTCTGCCATTGCCTCGACTGCCGCAAGCATCATGGCGCTCTTTTCCACGCATCCGCGATCTTTCCTCAGGATGCCGTCACAATCGAAGGCGAGACGCGCGACTATGCCGGCCGCTGCTTCTGCCCCACCTGCGGCTCGTCCGTATTCGGGCGGAGCGCAGATGAAATCGAAGTCAATGTCGGGGTGCTGGACGCGACGGACCAACTGACGCCGACCTACGAAAGCTGGATCATCCGGCGCGAGGCCTGGCTGCCGCCGTTTCCGCTCACCCGCCGATACGAGCGCGATCGCGACGCGGCGGGACGGTTCGAAGACTAG
- the acsA_3 gene encoding Acetyl-coenzyme A synthetase, whose translation MTETRGETVTYAEAIARFSPAAEAAALSGSLADGINVCVECCDRHAAGGGTALIWESQEGQRGTVTFADLQARAARFANLLARHGVGRGDVVAGMLPRTPDLLTVILGTWRAGAVYQPLFTAFGPKAIEQRFDTSEARLVVTNAANRAKLDDVANCPPVVMVDAPRPSDIDFHAALAAEADQFEPVMLTGEDRFLMMSTSGTTGAPKGVPVPIKALLSFQVYMRDAVDLRPEDVFWNIADPGWAYGLYYAVTGPLLMGHATTFYDGPFTADSTYAMIARYGITNLAGAPTAYRLLMAAGPAAAEAVKGRLRVVSSAGEPLNPAVITWFRDHLAVPIHDHYGQTETGMVVVNHHRLKHAVHAGSAGLATPGIRIVVLSADGRELPPGEPGELATDLARSPLHWFSGYWKKETPSIAGGYYRSGDFVQMEPDGTFTYVGRSDDVITSSGYRIGPFDVESALVEHPAVIEAAVIGVPDPQRTEIVKAFVVLVDTVVGDAALADELRLHVKGRLSAHAYPRDIAFVTQLPKTPSGKVQRFLLRQAEIDKIRKADA comes from the coding sequence ATGACAGAAACACGAGGCGAGACCGTGACTTATGCCGAAGCCATTGCGCGGTTCAGCCCTGCGGCCGAGGCCGCGGCCCTGTCCGGCAGCCTTGCCGACGGCATCAATGTCTGCGTCGAATGCTGCGACCGGCATGCCGCAGGCGGCGGCACGGCGCTGATCTGGGAGAGCCAGGAGGGCCAGCGCGGCACGGTGACCTTCGCGGATCTGCAAGCCCGCGCTGCGCGCTTCGCCAATCTCCTCGCGCGTCACGGCGTCGGCCGCGGCGACGTGGTGGCCGGCATGCTGCCGCGCACGCCCGACCTGCTGACCGTCATTCTCGGCACCTGGCGCGCCGGGGCCGTCTATCAGCCGCTGTTCACGGCCTTCGGGCCCAAGGCCATCGAGCAGCGCTTCGACACGAGCGAAGCCAGGCTGGTGGTCACCAATGCCGCCAACCGCGCCAAGCTCGACGATGTCGCGAACTGTCCGCCCGTCGTGATGGTCGATGCTCCACGCCCGAGCGACATCGACTTTCACGCCGCGCTCGCCGCCGAAGCCGACCAGTTCGAGCCGGTCATGCTGACCGGCGAAGACCGCTTCCTGATGATGTCCACATCCGGCACGACCGGCGCGCCGAAGGGCGTTCCGGTGCCGATCAAGGCGCTGCTGTCGTTCCAGGTCTATATGCGCGACGCGGTCGACCTCAGGCCCGAGGACGTGTTCTGGAACATTGCCGATCCGGGCTGGGCCTACGGCCTCTACTATGCGGTGACCGGGCCGCTGCTGATGGGGCACGCCACCACCTTCTACGACGGGCCGTTCACCGCCGACAGCACCTATGCGATGATTGCGCGCTACGGCATCACCAATCTCGCGGGCGCCCCGACCGCCTACCGATTGCTGATGGCGGCGGGACCGGCGGCGGCCGAGGCCGTCAAGGGGCGGCTGCGCGTCGTCTCCAGCGCCGGCGAACCGCTCAATCCGGCCGTCATCACCTGGTTCCGCGATCATCTCGCCGTGCCGATCCACGACCACTACGGCCAGACCGAGACCGGCATGGTGGTGGTCAATCATCATCGCCTGAAACACGCGGTGCATGCCGGTTCTGCCGGCCTGGCCACGCCCGGCATCCGGATCGTCGTGCTGTCGGCCGACGGTCGGGAATTGCCGCCCGGCGAACCGGGAGAACTCGCCACCGATCTCGCCCGCTCGCCGCTGCACTGGTTCTCCGGCTACTGGAAAAAGGAGACGCCGAGCATCGCCGGCGGCTACTACCGGTCGGGCGATTTCGTCCAGATGGAGCCGGACGGCACCTTCACCTATGTCGGCCGGAGCGATGACGTCATCACCTCCTCGGGCTACCGCATCGGTCCCTTCGACGTCGAGAGCGCCCTGGTCGAGCATCCCGCGGTGATCGAGGCCGCCGTCATCGGCGTGCCGGACCCGCAGCGCACGGAAATCGTCAAGGCCTTCGTGGTGCTGGTCGACACGGTCGTCGGCGATGCCGCGCTTGCCGACGAGCTTCGGCTCCATGTGAAGGGCCGGCTGTCCGCCCATGCCTATCCGCGCGACATCGCATTCGTCACGCAGTTGCCGAAGACGCCGAGCGGCAAGGTGCAGCGCTTCCTGCTGCGGCAGGCCGAGATCGACAAGATCCGGAAGGCCGACGCCTGA
- the gstB_6 gene encoding Glutathione S-transferase GST-6.0: MKLYYSPGACSLAPHIVAQELGLPLQLEKVALATKTTEAGADYFAVNPKGSVPALQLDSGDVLTEGPAISQYLADQKPGSTIAPANGTMARSRLQEMLNYISTEIHKTYSPLFRPDTVAETRTEREAYLRRRYGLIEKILAGQPFLLGNDFTAADAYLFTVTNWARILKLDLSEFPSLLAFQKRVAERPAVKAAMIAEGLIKA; this comes from the coding sequence ATGAAGCTGTATTATTCTCCCGGCGCCTGTTCGCTCGCCCCGCATATCGTCGCGCAGGAGCTGGGACTGCCGCTTCAGCTGGAAAAGGTCGCGCTCGCCACCAAGACCACCGAGGCGGGGGCCGACTATTTCGCGGTCAATCCGAAGGGGTCGGTGCCGGCCCTCCAGCTCGACAGCGGCGATGTGCTCACAGAGGGCCCGGCCATCTCGCAATATCTCGCGGATCAGAAGCCCGGCTCGACCATTGCCCCTGCCAACGGCACCATGGCGCGCTCGCGCCTGCAGGAAATGCTGAACTATATCTCGACCGAGATCCACAAGACCTACAGCCCGCTGTTCCGGCCCGATACGGTGGCGGAAACCCGCACGGAGCGGGAGGCGTATCTCCGCCGGCGCTACGGCCTCATCGAGAAGATCCTCGCCGGCCAGCCCTTCCTGCTCGGCAACGATTTCACTGCGGCGGACGCCTATCTCTTCACGGTGACCAACTGGGCCCGCATCCTGAAGCTCGACCTGTCCGAGTTCCCGTCGCTGCTGGCGTTCCAGAAGCGTGTCGCCGAGCGGCCGGCGGTCAAGGCCGCGATGATCGCCGAAGGCCTTATCAAGGCCTGA
- the rpmG gene encoding 50S ribosomal protein L33 has translation MAKAATIKIKLVSTADTGFFYVTQKNSRTMTDKLSKKKYDPVARKHVEFKEAKIK, from the coding sequence ATGGCCAAGGCCGCCACCATCAAGATCAAACTCGTGTCGACCGCGGATACCGGCTTCTTCTATGTCACCCAGAAGAACTCCCGCACCATGACCGACAAGCTGTCGAAGAAGAAGTACGACCCGGTCGCGCGCAAGCACGTCGAGTTCAAGGAAGCCAAGATCAAGTAA
- the cysG_1 gene encoding Siroheme synthase, with protein MIDAAAEDRGRIGPLAVLPLFWQLRGRRVLVAGGCEAAAWKAELLAAAGARVLVAAEAPGDMLCSLAARWPDGAIDLRGGGWDRACLDGMAIAVGAFAADAEAEAFRAAARAAGVPVNLVDRPALCDFSFGGIVNRSPLVIGIATDGAAPVFGQQVRSRIEALLPPGIAAWAAAARNWRPRIMARGLPATARRRLWSRFATMALDGAGTPPAPGDLDWLLVPDVVTAPPGGRVILVGAGPGEADLVTLKAARALLAADVIVHQGPCLSACLDLARREARRFDVGGADAGAIAALLARLARSGRETALLIQGDARANPLAAAVSARLEAASVAVSVIAGVAEATHPQRPGTMPKAPAGAPRFGMPAGVAAAPFP; from the coding sequence ATGATCGATGCCGCAGCCGAGGATCGAGGCCGGATCGGGCCGCTGGCGGTCCTGCCGCTGTTCTGGCAGCTTCGCGGGCGGCGGGTCCTGGTGGCCGGCGGCTGCGAGGCGGCGGCCTGGAAGGCCGAACTGCTGGCCGCCGCCGGCGCACGCGTCCTGGTCGCGGCGGAGGCACCAGGGGATATGCTCTGCAGCCTCGCCGCGCGCTGGCCGGACGGCGCCATCGATCTCCGCGGGGGCGGCTGGGATCGCGCCTGTCTCGACGGAATGGCGATCGCGGTCGGGGCCTTTGCCGCCGATGCGGAAGCCGAAGCCTTTCGGGCCGCGGCGCGCGCCGCCGGCGTTCCGGTCAACCTGGTCGACAGGCCCGCGCTTTGCGATTTCAGCTTCGGCGGCATCGTCAACCGTTCGCCGCTCGTCATCGGCATCGCGACCGACGGCGCGGCGCCGGTCTTCGGCCAGCAGGTGCGCAGCCGAATCGAGGCGCTGCTGCCGCCCGGCATTGCCGCCTGGGCCGCCGCGGCCAGGAACTGGCGGCCTCGCATCATGGCGCGCGGCCTTCCCGCCACGGCGCGGCGGCGGCTCTGGTCACGCTTTGCCACCATGGCGCTCGATGGCGCGGGCACGCCGCCGGCGCCAGGCGACCTCGACTGGCTGCTCGTCCCGGACGTCGTGACGGCGCCGCCGGGCGGCCGGGTGATTCTGGTCGGCGCCGGACCGGGCGAGGCGGACCTCGTCACGCTCAAGGCGGCGCGGGCGCTGCTGGCCGCCGATGTGATCGTCCATCAGGGGCCTTGCCTTTCGGCGTGCCTCGATCTCGCCCGGCGGGAGGCCCGGCGCTTCGATGTCGGCGGCGCGGATGCCGGTGCGATCGCAGCGCTTCTCGCTCGCCTCGCCCGTTCCGGCCGCGAGACCGCCTTGCTGATCCAGGGGGATGCTCGTGCGAATCCCCTCGCTGCGGCGGTTTCGGCGCGGCTGGAGGCGGCATCGGTCGCGGTGTCGGTCATTGCCGGCGTCGCCGAGGCGACTCACCCGCAAAGGCCGGGCACCATGCCCAAGGCGCCCGCCGGCGCGCCGCGGTTCGGCATGCCGGCGGGTGTCGCCGCCGCGCCTTTTCCTTGA
- the cysJ gene encoding Sulfite reductase [NADPH] flavoprotein alpha-component, whose amino-acid sequence MTAQPVTPILALVPESAPFSPEQRAWLSGFFSAALAPGGVPGAVGMAAPADTGAAAPAALASNDAAPWHDPSMPLDERMRLADGQPIAPRLMAAMAQQDCGQCGYNCADYANALAGKAEERLNLCVPGGKETLRMLKALAPEIGAAPAATALPVPATASAAPEPVKILVPGRSREAPIAARFLTRRRLNAEGSEKQTFHIEFDLSDSGLDYVVGDAFGVFARNDPGLVDQVIALIGASPIAPVRGKTLRDLLIEDLSLAPAPDQLFELVSFLTGGAQRAKARALAAGEDPDGDAAHLDVMAVLQKFAGVRPHAEVFVEALEPLQPRLYSISSSIKALPGRVSLTVDAVRYRIGRRQRLGLASTYLSERARAGEAVQVYVQRAHGFALPADPAVPIIMVGPGTGIAPFRAFLQDRGAGGASGPNWLFYGHQRQATDFFYADEFAAMKKAGLLTRLSLAWSRDGTEKVYVQDRMRENGQDLWRWLADGAHFYVCGDAKRMARDVEAALVDIVARHGARSVDEAVAFVQGLKKAGRYQADVY is encoded by the coding sequence ATGACCGCGCAGCCGGTGACGCCGATCCTTGCCCTGGTGCCGGAGAGCGCGCCGTTCTCGCCCGAGCAGCGCGCCTGGCTCTCCGGCTTCTTCTCGGCCGCGCTCGCGCCCGGCGGCGTGCCTGGCGCGGTCGGCATGGCCGCGCCAGCCGATACGGGCGCAGCGGCGCCCGCGGCGCTCGCCAGCAACGATGCCGCGCCCTGGCATGATCCCTCCATGCCGCTCGACGAGCGCATGCGGCTTGCCGACGGCCAGCCGATCGCGCCGCGCCTGATGGCGGCCATGGCGCAGCAGGATTGCGGGCAGTGCGGCTACAACTGCGCCGACTATGCCAATGCGCTGGCCGGCAAGGCGGAAGAGCGGCTCAATCTGTGCGTGCCGGGAGGCAAGGAGACGCTGCGCATGCTGAAAGCGCTGGCGCCGGAGATCGGCGCGGCGCCGGCAGCCACCGCCCTGCCCGTTCCGGCGACAGCCAGCGCGGCGCCCGAGCCCGTCAAGATCCTGGTGCCCGGCCGGTCGCGCGAAGCCCCGATCGCCGCTCGCTTCCTGACGCGTCGCCGGCTCAATGCGGAAGGCTCCGAAAAACAGACCTTCCATATCGAATTCGACCTCAGCGACAGCGGCCTCGACTATGTGGTCGGCGATGCCTTCGGCGTCTTCGCCCGCAACGATCCGGGGCTCGTCGATCAGGTCATTGCGCTGATCGGCGCCTCGCCCATCGCGCCGGTGCGCGGCAAGACGCTGCGCGACCTGCTGATCGAGGATCTCTCGCTCGCGCCGGCACCCGACCAGCTGTTCGAGCTCGTGTCGTTCCTGACCGGTGGCGCCCAGCGCGCCAAGGCGCGGGCACTCGCGGCCGGCGAGGATCCGGACGGCGATGCCGCCCACCTGGACGTCATGGCGGTCCTGCAGAAGTTTGCCGGCGTCAGGCCCCACGCGGAAGTCTTCGTCGAAGCCCTCGAACCTTTGCAGCCGCGGCTCTATTCCATCTCCTCCTCGATCAAGGCCCTGCCCGGCCGGGTGTCGCTGACCGTCGACGCGGTGCGCTACCGGATCGGCCGGCGGCAGCGGCTGGGGCTCGCCTCGACCTATCTGAGCGAGCGGGCCCGTGCCGGCGAGGCCGTGCAGGTCTATGTGCAGCGGGCGCACGGCTTCGCCTTGCCCGCCGATCCCGCCGTGCCGATCATCATGGTCGGTCCCGGAACTGGCATCGCGCCGTTCCGTGCCTTTCTGCAGGATCGCGGCGCCGGCGGCGCGAGCGGACCGAACTGGCTGTTCTATGGCCATCAGCGCCAGGCGACCGACTTCTTCTATGCCGACGAGTTCGCGGCGATGAAGAAGGCCGGGCTGCTGACGCGCCTGTCGCTGGCCTGGTCGCGGGACGGAACGGAAAAGGTCTACGTTCAGGACCGGATGCGTGAAAACGGCCAGGATCTCTGGCGCTGGCTTGCCGACGGTGCCCATTTCTACGTCTGCGGCGACGCCAAGCGCATGGCGCGTGACGTCGAAGCTGCGCTGGTCGACATCGTCGCGCGGCACGGCGCGCGCTCCGTCGACGAGGCGGTGGCCTTCGTGCAGGGGCTGAAAAAGGCCGGCCGTTATCAGGCAGACGTCTATTGA